A part of Arachis hypogaea cultivar Tifrunner chromosome 12, arahy.Tifrunner.gnm2.J5K5, whole genome shotgun sequence genomic DNA contains:
- the LOC112730264 gene encoding uncharacterized protein encodes MREGESGNECLRAKHSEHGGHAVGRDKGESVGGGASGVKEGFSRGGFSNPTKISFRDKVIGPEKSKAFALAGSLSGDSIATVVGKQGDSQPPCVNFTEEAKLCLAEPYREALVIKVLDKNYSYTALSHKLRMVWRIKDGFDLLDVGFGYFMVKFDACEDREKVMLGGPWLIEGHYVAVKPWDIDFRSCEQSFGSTLVWVRISGLPIWCYQEQAMMRIAFAIGVPIKVDLATKLAERGRYARVCVQINLGLPVIKHIIVEGVTHVVEYESLNLICNSCARYGHDMAQCLGRDSREGKSVDSDATKPRDGTKAVPHPETKSHNLNEVEPNVVGGVTGENPASNLQEDLEANNLERNNVEEACMHDEPGWEQVVRKGKTKLGQKQSNKVQRGIQSRIDSGRVIRPTIHFSHTNGSSSYRARVGSRVKVGHSASRVGETSISSTRHTPVPCGSSLRKRPRPGSLQSSPVEKNGGTVMEASSCLPATVKEGVTVAVPLEKEGALPAVTASVGGIKEIFQGDPANLKVTGVTSAGQASGVHCKWVDAFDQCVTVEVQGCLFSSHHADRLAASLGDSNLFDLKTIGRQFSWYRRVKNGVEVAKKLDRVCINSGWLSLFPEAYAEILNRLQSDHCPILVRCTGRPQPKKNRPFRFIAAWATHPGYRNIVNQSWQAGYREMHGKLSEVQKNSLEFNSKVFGNIFVRKCKLERQINFLQKRLEVMEDLSMRQKEK; translated from the exons atgagagaaggagagagcgggAACGAGTGTTTGAGGGCGAAACACAGTGAGCATGGCGGCCATGCCgtcggaagagataagggggagagtgtGGGTGGGGGTGCATCCGGTGTCAAGGAGGGTTTTTCACGAGGGGGTTTTTCAAATCCTACAAAGATCTCCTTTAGAGATAAAGTTATTGGTCCAGAGAAATCGAAGGCGTTTGCACTTGCAGGATCTCTATCTGGGGATAGTATAGCCACGGTGGTGGGCAAGCAGGGCGATTCCCAAcctccatgtgtaaacttcacTGAAGAAGCCAAGCTTTGTTTGGCAGAGCCTTATCGAGAAGCTTTAGTGATTAAGGTTCTTGATAAAAATTATAGTTACACAGCTCTTTCACACAAGCTTCGGATGGTTTGGCGCATCAAAGATGGCTTTGATCTGCTTGATGTGGGGTTTGGGTACTTCATGGTAAAATTCGATGCATGTGAAGATCGTGAGAAGGTCATGCTTGGTGGTCCGTGGTTGATTGAGGGGCACTATGTTGCTGTAAAACCGTGGGATATAGATTTTCGGTCATGTGAGCAATCCTTCGGGTCTACGCTTGTATGGGTTCGGATTTCGGGGCTCCCAATCTGGTGCTATCAGGAACAGGCCATGATGCGTATTGCTTTTGCAATAGGAGTTCCCATCAAAGTGGACTTAGCCACTAAATTGGCTGAGAGAGGACGATATGCCCGAGTATGTGTTCAAATAAATTTAGGACTGCCAGTGATCAAGCATATCATTGTGGAAGGCGTAACTCATGTAGTGGAGtatgaaagtttaaatttaatttgtaactCTTGTGCACGTTATGGTCACGATATGGCACAGTGCTTGGGTAGAGACTCTAGGGAAGGAAAGAGTGTTGATTCCGATGCCACCAAGCCACGGGACGGTACAAAGGCAGTGCCACATCCTGAGACCAAAAGTCATAATTTAAATGAAGTAGAACCTAATGTGGTAGGTGGCGTTACTGGCGAGAATCCTGCATCGAATTTGCAAGAAGATTTGGAGGCTAATAATTTGGAAAGAAATAATGTTGAGGAGGCTTGCATGCATGATGAACCAGGCTGGGAGCAAGTTGTGAGGAAAGGTAAAACCAAGCTGGGTCAGAAGCAATCTAACAAGGTCCAAAGAGGCATTCAATCCAGAATCGATTCGGGTAGAGTAATCAGGCCCACCATTCACTTCTCTCACACGAATGGATCAAGCTCCTATCGTGCTAGGGTCGGGTCACGAGTCAAGGTCGGACACAGCGCTTCTCGTGTTGGTGAGACGTCGATCTCCTCAACCCGACACACCCCAGTGCCTTGCGGGTCCTCTCTCCGGAAACGACCAAGGCCGGGGTCCCTACAGAGCTCGCCAGTTGAGAAGAATGGAGGCACGGTGATGGAAGCATCGTCATGTCTTCCTGCAACCGTGAAGGAGGGTGTTACCGTGGCGGTTCCATTGGAGAAGGAAGGCGCATTGCCGGCTGTTACTGCGTCGGTAGGCGGGATTAAGGAGATATTCCAGGGAGATCCGGCAAACCTGAAGGTCACGGGAGTCACTTCCGCTGGGCAAGCCTCG GGTGTTCACTGCAAATGGGTTGATGCTTTCGATCAGTGTGTTACAGTTGAGGTTCAG ggttGCCTCTTCTCGAGTCATCATGCAGATCGGCTTGCTGCCTCTCTAGGGGATAGTAATCTGTTTGACTTGAAGACTATTGGAAGACAATTTTCTTGGTACAGAAGGGTTAAAAATGGTGTTGAGGTGGCGAAAAAACTTGACCGGGTTTGTATCAATAGTGGCTGGCTATCTCTATTTCCAGAGGCTTACGCAGaaattttaaataggcttcaatctgatcattgtcctatccTAGTACGCTGTACAGGTCGTCCCCAACCGAAAAAGAATAGACCTTTTCGGTTTATCGCAGCTTGGGCAACTCATCCGGGGTACAGAaatattgtgaaccagtcatggcAGGCTGGCTACAGAGAGATGCACGGCAAGCTTTCAGAAGTGCAGAAGAACTCTTTGGAGTTTAATTCTAAAGTGTTCGGCAATATTTTCGTTAGGAAATGCAAATTGGAGAGACAGATTAATTTCCTTCAGAAGCGACTTGAAGTAATGGAAGATTTGTCTATGCGGCAAAAAGAAAAATAG
- the LOC112730266 gene encoding uncharacterized protein, with the protein MPGPNLLYGDFNEVVRVEERKGANALTASAEDFRDWIRDMELADLELNDRKFTWFRGQSCSHIDRVFVSLEWLEQFLEIRLKGRTRGLYDNCPLIVEDSRIRGGPRPFRSLDSWFTHDGFLRMLKVEWRGLGEVQFTEKLKALTIPLSRWYKEKFGDIDLKVQQLEDEIRKLDDLASDGVYDGTMEARRRALVNFCKRWYVRKEIYWK; encoded by the coding sequence ATGCCAGGTCCCAATTTGTTATATGGGGATTTTAATGAGGTTGTGAgagtagaagaaagaaaaggagctAATGCTTTAACAGCATCAGCGGAAGATTTTAGAGACTGGATACGGGATATGGAGTTGGCGGATTTAGAACTAAATGATCGCAAATTTACATGGTTCAGAGGCCAATCTTGCAGTCACATTGATAGAGTCTTCGTTAGCCTGGAATGGCTTGAACAGTTTCTTGAGATACGGCTTAAAGGTAGGACAAGAGGTTTATATGATAATTGTCCTTTGATAGTGGAGGACAGTAGAATAAGAGGGGGGCCGAGGCCATTTCGAAGTCTGGATTCTTGGTTCACACATGATGGGTTTCTCAGAATGCTGAAGGTGGAATGGAGGGGTCTAGGAGAGGTTCAATTTACTGAAAAGTTGAAGGCTTTGACGATACCTTTGAGTAGATGGTACAAGGAGAAGTTTGGTGATATTGATTTGAAGGTACAGCAGTTGGAAGATGAAATCAGGAAGTTGGATGATTTGGCTAGTGATGGAGTTTATGATGGGACTATGGAGGCAAGAAGGAGAGCTCTAGTTAACTTCTGTAAGCGTTGGTATGTTAGGAAGGAAATCTATTGGAAGTAG